One part of the Sphingobacterium sp. LZ7M1 genome encodes these proteins:
- a CDS encoding DNA methyltransferase, with translation MKNYKEFLESKIVIAENFGTKIDPSRLSDKLLPHQKVIVPWCIEGGRRAIFASFGLGKSMMQLEIAKQVIEITGKPFLICMPLAVVGEFKRDNDFLNTGFEVEYITETTDSIKYDKKIYLTNYERVRKGDIDPLMFGGVSFDEASILRNLKTETTNYVLQYFKQIPYRFVATATPTPNDFIEILNYADYLGVIDRGHALTRFFQRDSTKAGHLTLYENKKEEFWKWVATWAVFINKPSDLGFDDIGYDLPKLNIHEIEVQNLTDDVIQNKKGDIVLFKDTTKSLVDVSREKSESVSLRVDKAFDIVQQNGPYSNWILWHHLESERMAIERKFKTVSLHDDLQSVYGSQSNDEKERLLIDFSEGKYQILSTKPKIAGSGCNLQHHCNNMIFVGIDYKFNDFIQAIHRTYRFGQTNEVNVYIIHTQNEREVLKALKEKWGNHIELQTEMINLVREYGLNTNKIRSDMKRQLFNNRRSAVVAGATVYNEDTTIIHQEMPDNHSDMILTSIPFGDHYEYSDNYNDFGHNFGNEGFFEQMDFLVPELHRTLKPGRIAAIHVKDRIRYSHQNGTCFTTIDDFSGDTVRCFRKHGFYLVGKITITTDVVRENNQTYRLTWGEQRKDATKMGVGLPEYVLLFRKAPTEMNNAYADDPVVKKIDEYLLSLWQLDAHAYWKSSGDRFLSFEELSKADMKYVFNKWKEFDRATVYNFQEHLRVCEDLDRSGKLSKLFMTIPPTSSNDLVWTDINRMNTLNANQANRKREKHICPLQLDIIDRLIYRFTNEGDLVDDPFGGLFSTAHQSLKLGRKAISAELNPDYYDDGLFYLKALEYKLSVPTLFDMLQDAS, from the coding sequence ATGAAAAATTATAAAGAATTTTTAGAAAGCAAGATTGTAATTGCCGAAAACTTCGGTACCAAGATAGATCCATCCAGGTTATCCGATAAGCTTCTACCACATCAGAAGGTAATCGTACCATGGTGTATCGAAGGTGGGCGTAGGGCAATATTCGCAAGTTTCGGACTTGGTAAATCTATGATGCAGCTTGAAATTGCAAAACAGGTTATTGAGATCACCGGTAAACCTTTCCTGATCTGCATGCCCCTGGCCGTAGTTGGTGAGTTTAAAAGGGATAATGATTTTCTAAATACCGGATTTGAGGTTGAATATATCACAGAAACGACGGATAGCATCAAATACGATAAGAAGATATATCTCACGAATTACGAACGGGTAAGGAAAGGCGATATAGATCCTTTGATGTTTGGCGGCGTGTCATTCGATGAAGCATCCATTCTGCGCAACCTTAAAACAGAGACAACGAATTATGTTCTGCAGTATTTCAAACAGATCCCTTACCGGTTCGTTGCAACTGCTACGCCAACGCCAAATGATTTCATAGAGATTCTTAATTATGCAGACTATCTTGGAGTAATCGATCGAGGTCACGCATTAACAAGATTCTTCCAAAGAGATAGTACCAAAGCTGGTCATCTAACTCTTTACGAAAACAAGAAGGAGGAGTTTTGGAAATGGGTAGCAACATGGGCTGTTTTTATCAATAAACCAAGTGATCTGGGATTTGATGATATCGGATATGACCTACCGAAATTGAACATACATGAGATCGAGGTCCAAAATTTGACCGATGATGTTATCCAAAATAAGAAAGGTGATATCGTATTATTCAAGGACACAACAAAAAGTCTGGTTGATGTTAGTCGTGAGAAATCTGAGAGCGTAAGTCTACGGGTTGATAAAGCCTTTGATATTGTTCAACAGAATGGACCTTATTCAAACTGGATTCTTTGGCATCACCTGGAAAGTGAACGTATGGCCATAGAAAGGAAATTCAAAACGGTTTCACTCCATGATGATCTGCAATCGGTTTACGGATCTCAATCCAATGATGAGAAAGAAAGGCTATTGATAGATTTCTCCGAAGGGAAATATCAGATCCTATCTACCAAACCTAAGATAGCCGGATCAGGATGTAACTTACAGCACCATTGCAATAACATGATTTTCGTAGGTATAGACTACAAATTCAATGATTTCATTCAAGCCATCCATAGGACTTACAGATTTGGGCAGACTAATGAGGTCAACGTCTACATCATCCACACCCAAAATGAAAGGGAAGTATTAAAAGCCTTGAAAGAGAAATGGGGTAACCATATCGAACTTCAAACGGAAATGATAAATCTGGTCCGTGAATACGGATTGAATACCAATAAAATTAGATCAGACATGAAACGTCAACTTTTTAATAACAGAAGATCTGCAGTTGTAGCCGGAGCTACGGTTTACAATGAGGATACAACGATTATACATCAGGAAATGCCGGACAACCACAGTGACATGATCCTGACCTCTATCCCATTCGGGGACCACTACGAATACAGCGACAATTACAATGATTTCGGACACAATTTCGGAAATGAGGGATTTTTTGAGCAAATGGATTTCCTGGTACCGGAGCTTCACCGGACATTAAAGCCTGGCCGTATAGCTGCAATCCATGTTAAGGACCGTATTCGGTATTCCCATCAAAACGGCACCTGCTTTACTACGATCGATGATTTCAGTGGAGATACAGTTAGATGCTTTCGCAAACATGGATTTTATTTGGTAGGGAAAATCACAATTACAACAGATGTTGTTAGGGAAAATAATCAAACATACCGGCTCACATGGGGCGAACAGCGCAAGGATGCGACAAAAATGGGAGTTGGATTACCTGAATACGTTCTATTATTTCGCAAAGCCCCTACGGAAATGAACAATGCCTACGCCGATGATCCTGTGGTTAAGAAAATAGATGAATACCTTTTAAGCCTTTGGCAGTTGGATGCACATGCTTATTGGAAATCTTCTGGCGATCGTTTCCTGTCATTTGAGGAACTATCCAAAGCCGATATGAAGTATGTGTTCAACAAATGGAAAGAGTTCGACCGAGCTACTGTTTACAATTTCCAGGAACATCTACGAGTTTGTGAGGATCTTGACAGGTCTGGAAAGCTTTCCAAATTGTTCATGACCATTCCACCGACATCAAGCAATGATCTTGTATGGACTGATATCAACCGAATGAATACGCTGAATGCAAATCAGGCGAATAGGAAACGTGAGAAGCATATTTGCCCTCTTCAATTAGATATCATCGATCGATTGATCTATCGTTTCACAAATGAAGGTGACTTGGTGGATGACCCATTTGGCGGATTATTCTCTACAGCCCATCAATCATTGAAGCTTGGCCGTAAAGCGATATCAGCAGAGCTTAATCCAGATTATTATGATGATGGTCTATTCTATTTGAAAGCATTGGAGTACAAACTATCGGTACCGACTTTATTCGACATGTTACAGGATGCCTCATGA
- a CDS encoding GIY-YIG nuclease family protein translates to MQKKVIYKITYPNGKIYIGKDLTNTLNYFGSANSRLIAADFTEDQMLDFTIRKQILWESYTDDIKEVNKVEVELIRKYQSNNPDIGYNLWPKFKS, encoded by the coding sequence ATGCAAAAGAAAGTAATCTACAAAATAACATATCCGAACGGCAAAATATACATTGGGAAAGACCTAACCAACACTTTGAATTATTTCGGCAGTGCTAACAGCAGATTGATTGCTGCTGATTTCACAGAGGACCAAATGTTGGATTTTACCATAAGAAAACAAATACTTTGGGAATCCTACACGGATGACATTAAAGAAGTTAATAAGGTTGAAGTTGAACTTATCAGGAAATATCAGTCCAATAATCCTGATATTGGCTACAACCTTTGGCCGAAATTTAAGTCGTAA
- a CDS encoding tape measure protein, with amino-acid sequence MADAVLSVEIRAKLDQLSKGLSVAEKSIEDFVNRGDRHISAIEQRFDKMGKSTKEIAENIKNSFGGVSLDKYFQSINNGTSVIDHAKEGVAKYKSEVERLKAVSVDLSNQIKEKTKALNESKNATEQAKTATEKQRKATESERTELQRLKKELAALTLEKRKNQQATTAASGSYREAQQRLTALGKSIRENANGFNLKNKAVRAQIAEYTKLNSKLKEFDRAMGNHQRNVGNYTSAISGAIPYLTEFTTAAGIVALAVSGMRESFNTNLKLDALNVSLREVSGSSIAFDTNLKFLRETADRLGLDFMSTAQSFKTWQGSAKFANLTGSESRKIFESVANAAGRLKLSNEQVQGTFLAMSQMMSKGKVQAEELRGQLGERLPGAFALAAKAMGVTEAQLNKMLEKGQVISEDFLPKFAKQLDISFGNDKTEKIVSMQASVNRLNTAFDMLWDSKRAKTFFTEVTDGFAEMIREITILLNSQDFSAFWKRFWDKNYTDQRGMSTGEKYIQNFGISGKSLNEQKKNIGELGILLKKAREKYNNFYKTSASDGLSVNQAMAKYDELGRSVNYYIAALSEAIKVYRSQGGMDVVKKSGTTPGGSDSDAKKAQREREKLAKDIAREQELLEKTLLNSYDSLNKREVSGIQKTIEEINQKYEGWKRNIYENVKISSNASEAIKQLEINNKAETILAIDKMVKKSLSDQEKKTKDTAIKIADATKKIAQDNINVDLVFSRKFDESASQRSLRILNSEYKNLAADLEKSLRGQVSIGVTNIDADGRQDKLQKEYFDKAEQIYKEEQRMRLAMVDSRGLFNKALEKSNILLDENVRKFQAGAISVEQFKAVQDSLLNQQDSINALKTVYDQFSSGVGDAFSNMLVEGQSFKSGMESLFKSLVSSLIQQFSRLAAIKLFSAIFTGGASTAISTILPGVGFSSGGYTGNMSPNKPAGIVHGKEFVFDAESTKRIGVDNLRSLQSGEIPSINDFTPRVAKNFSNSSQNNSFMGKNRLSLDLNIEGQTRNNVTKWSYNKATRFEKKFGKG; translated from the coding sequence ATGGCAGATGCAGTTTTAAGTGTAGAAATAAGAGCTAAATTAGACCAGCTTTCCAAAGGTTTAAGTGTTGCAGAAAAGAGTATAGAAGACTTTGTAAATAGGGGAGATAGACATATTTCCGCTATTGAGCAAAGATTTGATAAAATGGGCAAGTCTACCAAGGAGATTGCCGAAAACATAAAAAATTCTTTTGGTGGTGTTTCATTGGATAAATACTTCCAGTCAATAAATAATGGAACTTCTGTAATAGACCATGCAAAGGAAGGCGTTGCAAAGTACAAATCAGAGGTTGAAAGGTTAAAGGCGGTTTCGGTTGATTTAAGCAATCAGATCAAAGAAAAGACCAAAGCCTTAAACGAAAGTAAAAACGCAACTGAACAGGCTAAAACTGCTACAGAGAAGCAAAGGAAGGCTACTGAGTCTGAAAGAACAGAGCTTCAGAGGTTAAAGAAAGAATTAGCTGCATTAACACTTGAAAAAAGAAAGAATCAACAAGCAACTACAGCAGCTTCAGGTTCTTATCGCGAAGCACAACAAAGATTAACAGCTTTAGGTAAATCTATTCGGGAAAATGCTAATGGATTTAATCTTAAGAATAAAGCAGTCCGAGCTCAGATAGCCGAATATACCAAGCTAAACAGTAAATTAAAAGAGTTTGATCGCGCAATGGGAAACCATCAGCGCAATGTCGGTAATTATACCAGTGCCATTTCGGGTGCCATTCCATATCTGACAGAATTTACAACTGCAGCAGGAATTGTGGCCCTAGCGGTTTCTGGAATGAGAGAGTCATTCAATACCAACCTTAAACTTGATGCGCTTAATGTTTCCTTAAGAGAGGTTTCGGGTAGTTCCATTGCATTTGATACAAACCTTAAGTTCCTGAGAGAAACAGCCGATAGATTAGGCTTAGATTTTATGTCCACCGCACAATCTTTTAAGACGTGGCAAGGATCTGCCAAGTTTGCCAATTTAACCGGTTCAGAATCCAGAAAGATATTTGAATCCGTAGCTAATGCCGCGGGGAGACTAAAGCTCTCCAACGAACAAGTACAGGGCACCTTTCTCGCAATGTCTCAAATGATGTCCAAAGGAAAAGTTCAGGCCGAGGAGCTCAGGGGGCAGTTAGGAGAACGATTGCCAGGAGCATTTGCATTAGCTGCAAAAGCAATGGGGGTTACAGAAGCTCAGCTCAATAAGATGCTTGAAAAAGGACAGGTCATTTCTGAGGACTTCCTACCAAAGTTCGCTAAACAATTAGACATTTCATTTGGTAATGACAAAACCGAAAAGATTGTTTCCATGCAAGCATCTGTCAATAGATTGAATACAGCCTTTGACATGCTTTGGGATTCAAAAAGAGCAAAAACATTCTTTACAGAAGTAACTGATGGATTCGCTGAAATGATTCGTGAAATTACTATATTACTTAATTCACAGGATTTTTCTGCTTTCTGGAAAAGGTTTTGGGACAAGAATTACACAGATCAAAGGGGAATGTCCACGGGTGAAAAATATATTCAAAACTTTGGAATAAGTGGTAAGTCCCTTAATGAGCAAAAAAAGAATATTGGTGAATTAGGAATACTATTAAAAAAGGCTAGGGAGAAATACAATAACTTTTATAAAACCTCTGCATCTGATGGCTTATCTGTCAATCAGGCAATGGCAAAGTATGATGAATTAGGTAGATCTGTAAATTATTATATAGCGGCATTATCGGAGGCTATTAAGGTTTATAGGTCACAAGGAGGTATGGATGTTGTAAAAAAATCTGGTACAACACCTGGAGGATCTGATTCAGATGCAAAAAAAGCACAGAGAGAAAGAGAAAAACTAGCAAAAGACATTGCTAGAGAACAGGAATTACTTGAAAAAACACTGTTAAATTCCTATGATAGTCTAAACAAAAGAGAAGTTTCGGGAATCCAGAAAACAATTGAAGAAATAAACCAAAAATATGAAGGATGGAAAAGAAATATTTATGAAAATGTAAAGATTTCTTCCAATGCCTCTGAGGCAATAAAACAGTTAGAGATAAACAATAAAGCTGAGACTATTTTGGCTATTGATAAAATGGTTAAAAAGTCTCTTTCAGATCAAGAAAAGAAAACAAAGGATACTGCAATTAAAATTGCAGATGCCACCAAAAAAATAGCTCAAGATAATATCAATGTTGATTTGGTATTCTCACGTAAATTTGATGAATCAGCTTCTCAAAGGTCATTAAGGATACTTAATTCTGAATACAAAAACTTAGCGGCTGATCTAGAAAAAAGTCTTCGGGGCCAGGTTTCAATAGGCGTTACAAATATTGACGCTGATGGTAGACAGGATAAACTTCAGAAGGAGTACTTTGACAAAGCGGAGCAAATTTATAAAGAGGAGCAACGAATGCGATTGGCAATGGTTGACTCCAGAGGTCTATTTAATAAAGCTCTTGAAAAATCTAATATATTATTAGATGAGAACGTTAGAAAGTTTCAAGCAGGTGCTATTTCAGTAGAACAATTCAAAGCAGTTCAGGATAGCCTCCTAAATCAGCAGGACAGTATTAACGCTCTAAAAACCGTTTATGATCAATTCTCTAGTGGTGTTGGCGATGCTTTCTCAAACATGTTGGTAGAGGGGCAATCCTTTAAATCCGGAATGGAATCATTGTTTAAATCTCTGGTTTCATCACTTATTCAGCAATTCAGTAGACTTGCTGCAATAAAATTATTTAGTGCAATATTCACAGGGGGAGCATCAACTGCAATTTCGACAATATTACCGGGAGTTGGGTTTTCTTCAGGTGGATACACTGGGAACATGTCCCCTAATAAACCTGCTGGAATTGTTCATGGTAAGGAGTTTGTATTTGATGCAGAAAGCACCAAGAGAATAGGAGTGGATAATTTAAGATCACTTCAGTCAGGCGAAATTCCATCTATAAATGATTTTACTCCACGTGTAGCTAAAAATTTTAGCAATTCTAGCCAAAATAATAGTTTTATGGGAAAAAATCGGTTATCTTTAGACCTTAATATAGAAGGTCAAACACGTAATAACGTGACTAAGTGGTCTTATAACAAAGCTACTAGGTTTGAAAAGAAGTTTGGTAAAGGGTAG
- a CDS encoding lysozyme, which produces MKTGEKGLALIKSFEGFYPKPYRDPIGIPTIGYGFTYYLPDRRKVTMQDRPLTEHQATCMLQEILKGYENDVNRLVRVQLTQDQFDALVSFTFNLGATNLSKSTLLKKLNVNPNDPSIRDEFAKWNKAGGKVFAGLVRRRKAEADLYFS; this is translated from the coding sequence ATGAAAACAGGAGAAAAGGGATTGGCATTGATCAAGAGCTTTGAGGGATTCTATCCCAAGCCTTACAGGGACCCGATTGGTATTCCTACCATTGGATATGGTTTCACATATTATTTGCCTGATAGGCGTAAGGTAACGATGCAGGACAGGCCATTGACGGAACATCAGGCCACATGCATGCTGCAGGAGATCTTGAAGGGGTACGAGAACGATGTAAACAGGCTCGTACGTGTGCAGTTGACACAGGACCAGTTCGATGCCTTGGTGAGCTTTACCTTCAATCTGGGTGCGACAAATCTCAGCAAATCTACACTATTAAAAAAGCTCAATGTAAACCCAAACGATCCTTCAATCCGTGATGAGTTCGCAAAATGGAACAAGGCCGGGGGAAAGGTGTTTGCAGGATTGGTAAGGAGAAGAAAAGCAGAAGCGGATTTATATTTCAGTTAG
- a CDS encoding GDSL-type esterase/lipase family protein has translation MAGEEDKVKFPFGMGIAEVIKGEDWFLMADENGEALASQWNKAKEFLNITGIELEPLVGGDSSATALVVANGPAGEQRTAEVSSGKWYDFGSGPVEASADRRWKSYWSGTSWVLKDMGALPDSLADGDVLPGNKKAPDGNKIYNKRASKRTELMADDFSKAFVSKPVAKEVVGSRFDNGYYIGSTGEFVYDPAYKTGPFQKYVGPDPLMYKGEIDGLKPAVVGFDQDFNYLGVVSGPLVSNSVYTNVPVTLPGVVYVRPSFKTNGNESFIVPTSEYAFNITIKNPQLFNKSAVVTEAMKQFGVMENRYISNTTGALNTSNGWYTAYVPLTNYKYPRIYVTGVTTFAENKWGRFIDSSGALISFGSYADLSTIGLAVPSNAIAFEVTVKHANDPMKVMDSIMISFDKSPYESFRSNPATIGAVMNIPLSGNVDTGIKQSPDTFMIAGDSLVKQGDGTGTYPGLQVLLKEKVNFANFYSFGYPGSALTAPTEGTGSIIQNRSAWTIGDVNALLCGTNDFRLSRPIGDFHTDYINGTGLNYFTFYGALRVYIDYIRTSKPQSSIIFITPPNRDNSGYNTYTKNSVNKTLVDYCIAMELVAEKEGIPIISSIKEVPITLRSLGVDTWDGLHLNSSGYAKLFAEFYPKVLKIIR, from the coding sequence ATGGCAGGTGAAGAGGATAAAGTGAAGTTCCCCTTTGGAATGGGGATAGCGGAAGTCATAAAAGGAGAAGATTGGTTTTTGATGGCCGATGAAAACGGTGAAGCATTAGCATCACAATGGAACAAGGCCAAAGAGTTTTTGAACATTACCGGTATAGAACTAGAACCCCTAGTAGGAGGAGACAGCTCTGCTACTGCCCTTGTCGTGGCCAATGGTCCTGCAGGAGAACAGAGAACAGCAGAAGTATCTAGCGGTAAATGGTATGACTTCGGTAGTGGTCCTGTAGAGGCCAGTGCTGACAGACGTTGGAAATCCTATTGGAGCGGAACTTCTTGGGTCCTGAAGGACATGGGGGCGTTGCCGGACTCACTTGCTGACGGCGATGTGTTGCCCGGAAACAAAAAGGCTCCTGACGGAAATAAGATTTACAACAAAAGGGCGTCCAAGAGAACGGAACTTATGGCCGATGATTTTTCTAAGGCTTTCGTTTCTAAGCCTGTCGCCAAGGAGGTTGTGGGATCTAGGTTCGATAACGGCTATTATATCGGATCGACAGGGGAGTTTGTCTATGATCCAGCATATAAGACCGGACCTTTCCAAAAATATGTGGGGCCAGACCCTTTAATGTACAAAGGCGAGATAGATGGCCTTAAACCTGCTGTTGTCGGGTTTGATCAAGACTTCAATTATCTTGGAGTTGTCAGCGGACCGTTGGTATCAAACTCTGTTTATACAAATGTTCCTGTAACCTTACCGGGCGTGGTATATGTTAGGCCATCATTCAAGACCAACGGGAACGAATCTTTTATCGTACCCACTTCTGAATACGCTTTCAATATCACCATCAAGAACCCTCAGCTGTTCAATAAGTCCGCTGTTGTTACCGAGGCAATGAAGCAATTCGGGGTTATGGAGAATAGGTATATATCAAATACCACAGGGGCATTGAATACGTCTAATGGTTGGTACACGGCTTATGTTCCACTTACAAACTACAAATACCCACGTATATATGTAACAGGCGTAACCACTTTTGCAGAGAACAAATGGGGAAGGTTCATTGATTCAAGCGGAGCGTTGATCTCTTTCGGGAGCTATGCAGACCTTTCGACCATTGGTCTTGCAGTACCTTCAAATGCCATAGCCTTTGAGGTTACTGTCAAGCACGCCAACGATCCGATGAAGGTCATGGATTCAATCATGATATCCTTTGACAAGAGTCCATATGAAAGTTTCAGGTCAAATCCGGCAACCATTGGAGCCGTAATGAACATCCCATTGTCGGGAAATGTGGATACAGGCATTAAGCAGTCACCTGATACATTCATGATTGCTGGAGATTCCCTTGTTAAGCAGGGTGATGGCACCGGCACATATCCTGGATTGCAGGTCCTACTTAAAGAAAAGGTAAACTTTGCCAACTTCTATTCCTTTGGATATCCTGGATCAGCGTTGACGGCTCCAACTGAAGGAACAGGAAGTATAATCCAGAATAGGTCTGCCTGGACAATTGGAGATGTTAATGCACTCCTTTGTGGAACCAATGATTTTAGGTTAAGTCGACCTATCGGAGATTTCCATACTGATTATATTAACGGTACAGGATTAAACTATTTCACTTTTTATGGTGCATTGAGGGTTTATATTGATTATATCAGAACAAGCAAACCACAATCAAGTATTATTTTCATCACACCACCAAATAGAGATAATAGTGGGTATAACACATATACTAAGAATTCAGTTAACAAGACTTTAGTAGATTACTGCATCGCCATGGAATTAGTTGCCGAAAAAGAAGGTATACCCATTATAAGTTCCATCAAGGAAGTTCCCATAACTTTGAGAAGCCTTGGTGTTGATACTTGGGATGGATTGCATTTGAACAGTTCAGGATACGCCAAACTGTTTGCAGAGTTTTATCCAAAGGTTTTAAAGATCATCAGGTAG
- a CDS encoding phage tail tube protein, with protein sequence MALRMQNGKEYLLFVKRAADETWKTIACLSSNGVSRGADAITSSTKCSDGFQESKSGEKNWSFSGEGNAVDDTLQASEVSLNDLKDMWASGEDAEWKMAKVGSTEVDYGFGWISQLDSTAGNNEAYTFSLTVQGTGVLATTEPVTP encoded by the coding sequence ATGGCGTTAAGAATGCAGAATGGAAAGGAATACCTTTTATTTGTTAAAAGGGCCGCTGATGAGACATGGAAAACAATTGCATGTCTTTCAAGTAATGGAGTGAGTAGAGGGGCTGACGCAATCACATCTTCTACAAAATGTAGCGATGGTTTCCAAGAATCTAAATCAGGTGAAAAAAACTGGAGCTTTTCCGGAGAAGGGAATGCAGTTGATGACACTTTGCAAGCTTCGGAGGTTTCATTGAATGACTTAAAAGACATGTGGGCTTCAGGGGAAGATGCTGAATGGAAAATGGCGAAAGTTGGATCTACAGAAGTTGACTACGGTTTTGGATGGATAAGCCAATTGGACTCAACAGCAGGAAACAATGAAGCTTATACATTTTCGCTGACCGTCCAAGGAACTGGAGTGTTAGCTACCACAGAACCGGTAACTCCTTAA
- a CDS encoding helix-turn-helix domain-containing protein, with protein sequence MTPLIYLGLDSYDRLSFLNKDKGPVIEAVSEVTGITLQQVKGKSRLREFVTARSLICHYLRKYTKLTLQQIGDLIGGRNHATVINSLSMHEDLFQVDSEFRKLSTSVEEILIKQLK encoded by the coding sequence ATGACCCCACTAATATACTTAGGACTGGATAGCTACGATAGGCTATCCTTCCTTAATAAGGACAAGGGACCAGTAATAGAAGCGGTCAGCGAGGTTACGGGAATCACGCTGCAACAGGTTAAGGGCAAATCCCGGTTAAGGGAATTTGTTACGGCACGTTCGCTTATCTGCCACTATCTAAGGAAGTACACCAAGCTTACATTACAGCAGATAGGAGATCTTATTGGCGGCCGAAACCATGCAACGGTAATAAACAGCCTTTCCATGCATGAGGATCTATTCCAAGTAGACAGTGAGTTCAGGAAACTATCAACAAGCGTGGAAGAAATATTGATAAAACAATTGAAATAG